One Fuerstiella marisgermanici DNA window includes the following coding sequences:
- a CDS encoding carboxymuconolactone decarboxylase family protein, whose translation MPFVSPVAEADAVDKAVHAFSRIKEVLGVEEVPEIFRYMANVPAFVHDFFMNFRNFVLSEGKLGEKRKLLIAFAVAGQAGSQTWISFLKEFAESKNVSQQELTEALAVGSTNSMYNVLFKFRDISGSDVFEGMGVGLRAHTFQNTSLDEETVELINLALSDINACKPCTSAHVAKARALDVADEAVYEAIQCAATMIAGTQFLRSIGVN comes from the coding sequence ATGCCGTTTGTCAGTCCTGTTGCCGAAGCTGATGCCGTTGACAAAGCCGTGCATGCATTTTCTCGAATCAAGGAGGTTCTTGGTGTTGAAGAAGTGCCTGAGATCTTCCGCTACATGGCGAACGTGCCTGCCTTCGTTCACGACTTCTTCATGAACTTTCGCAACTTCGTCCTGTCTGAAGGCAAGCTCGGTGAGAAACGCAAACTGCTGATCGCCTTCGCCGTGGCAGGGCAGGCGGGATCTCAAACATGGATCTCGTTCCTGAAAGAGTTCGCGGAATCGAAGAACGTTTCTCAACAGGAATTGACGGAAGCATTGGCCGTCGGCTCAACCAATTCCATGTACAACGTGTTGTTCAAGTTCCGGGACATCAGCGGCAGCGACGTGTTTGAAGGCATGGGCGTGGGGCTGCGAGCTCACACGTTTCAGAATACGTCGCTGGACGAAGAAACCGTCGAGCTCATCAACCTGGCTCTCAGCGACATCAACGCCTGCAAACCCTGCACGTCAGCTCACGTGGCCAAAGCGCGAGCTCTGGACGTCGCGGACGAAGCCGTTTACGAAGCGATCCAGTGCGCAGCGACAATGATCGCCGGCACGCAGTTTCTGCGATCCATCGGCGTAAACTAG
- a CDS encoding S41 family peptidase — protein sequence MRSLLLLLATCVSITTTTAADHLQLLTDPDLSPDGKTLLFVHRGDIWQVPTKGGQASRVTHHPAAEQEPHFSPDGKRIAFVSDRTGSRQVFVMKRGDLAPQQLTHHTEGFSLQGWYPDGASLLTLGSRDHYWKYSQRFMKIDAAERSTEQHLFNGYGTAGQISPDGSGMLFVREGERWWRKGYKGSRSAQVWHYDLREEKFSKLLDLPTGCFSPVWQPDGEGFYYCGSQKAENGARNLWHYDMQSKKSQQMTHFDDDLVTDPTISADGSTIVFSHLFNLYRWKPKKDAPPQAIKITVSREDLADDIHRRTLKEATDATFSDDGLEVAFISGGDLWVMETELCEPVQVTHTSEFESDPIFINDGDAIVCVSWKDGEPDICKIQRTDDSKYWWQNQDFSTRWLTEDAALESDLQASPDGKSLAYIRERGDLWIRNLETGEATRLVKSFTAPDYDFSPDGQWIVYDKTDDNFNTDIWIAPVDQSSDPVNISRHPDDESGPRWSSDGKLIAFTGRRADDEVDIYYVWLTEEDADTDTRDRKLQKALKALEKSRETLLKDKPKPDSKSENETEKNSETDGDKPEKPEAKDKLKESAERRVPVVRIDFKDIHRRLKRISNANAGEKVLGWSPDGKKLIFSGSVGGAAGTYSVEFPDKLTPKKITKDTGSIKGWLKSPDRMLWLSSGIPGLQPLSGEAKKYTFNARQELSRTARLQAGFDTAWRIMRDWWYDDNYGNHNWNQIRRKYGAAAAAAGDLSSLARVIQLMLGELNGSHLGFYPGESLTPELKGGDDWRPTTSHLGVRFDSKFKGPGLKVKDVIPEGPATDDSSRIEPGEVILAIDGTAVDPAFDLTRVLNGPLDRDIALKVKAAGKNGATRDVTLRPTSYSLVRSLLYLKWQDDNRKLVAKKADNIGYLHIQGMNWTSFLDFERELYDVGYGKDGIIIDVRDNGGGSTTDHLLTALTQPQHAITIPRGGGTGYPQSRMVYATWNKPIVVMCNQNSYSNAEIFSHAIKNLGRGKLVGVPTAGGVISTGIRRVMDVGAIRLPFRGWYVKATGEDMELNGAVPDVIVWPKPTEIPSGRDRQLNRAVKVLQQEIKDWKAEERPPLIRATERAKKK from the coding sequence ACACCGAAGGGTTTTCGCTGCAGGGCTGGTACCCGGACGGGGCTTCTCTGTTGACGCTTGGTAGCCGCGATCACTATTGGAAGTACAGCCAGCGGTTCATGAAAATCGACGCGGCTGAACGGTCTACGGAGCAACATCTGTTTAACGGTTACGGCACGGCGGGACAAATTAGCCCCGATGGTTCGGGCATGTTGTTTGTGCGCGAAGGTGAACGTTGGTGGCGGAAGGGTTACAAAGGGTCTCGGTCGGCTCAGGTGTGGCACTACGACCTTCGCGAGGAAAAGTTTTCGAAGTTACTCGACCTGCCGACCGGGTGTTTTTCGCCCGTCTGGCAACCGGACGGTGAAGGCTTTTACTACTGCGGGTCGCAGAAAGCGGAAAACGGAGCTCGTAACCTTTGGCACTATGACATGCAATCGAAGAAGTCGCAGCAGATGACGCACTTCGATGACGACCTCGTCACCGATCCGACGATTTCTGCCGATGGAAGCACGATCGTGTTTTCACACCTGTTCAATCTGTACCGGTGGAAGCCGAAGAAGGACGCTCCGCCACAGGCGATCAAGATCACCGTATCTCGGGAAGACCTCGCCGACGACATTCATCGCCGAACTCTAAAAGAAGCCACCGACGCCACGTTTAGTGATGACGGCCTCGAAGTCGCGTTTATTTCCGGTGGTGACTTGTGGGTTATGGAAACTGAACTGTGTGAACCCGTGCAAGTCACTCACACGTCTGAATTTGAGTCCGATCCGATCTTCATCAACGATGGGGACGCGATTGTTTGTGTGAGCTGGAAGGATGGCGAACCTGATATCTGCAAAATCCAGCGCACGGACGATTCCAAATATTGGTGGCAGAATCAGGACTTCTCGACGAGGTGGTTGACGGAAGACGCGGCTCTGGAATCCGATCTGCAGGCCAGCCCTGATGGTAAGTCACTGGCCTACATTCGTGAACGAGGCGACTTGTGGATTCGCAATCTGGAAACGGGTGAGGCCACTCGATTGGTGAAATCGTTCACGGCTCCGGACTACGATTTCTCGCCCGACGGTCAGTGGATCGTGTACGACAAAACGGACGATAACTTCAACACCGACATTTGGATTGCCCCGGTGGATCAATCTTCCGACCCCGTCAACATCTCCCGGCATCCGGACGACGAATCGGGCCCTCGCTGGTCGTCGGATGGCAAGCTGATCGCTTTCACCGGTCGTCGAGCCGACGACGAAGTTGATATCTATTACGTGTGGCTGACTGAAGAAGACGCAGACACCGACACGCGCGATCGCAAGCTACAGAAGGCTCTGAAAGCGCTTGAGAAATCCCGCGAGACGCTTCTTAAAGACAAACCGAAACCGGATTCGAAGTCAGAGAACGAAACAGAAAAGAACAGCGAAACCGATGGCGACAAACCCGAGAAGCCGGAGGCCAAAGACAAGCTGAAAGAATCGGCCGAACGCCGCGTTCCCGTCGTCCGCATCGACTTCAAAGATATTCATCGTCGCTTAAAACGCATCTCAAACGCCAACGCGGGCGAGAAGGTGCTCGGCTGGTCTCCGGACGGCAAGAAGCTAATCTTTTCAGGCAGCGTTGGCGGCGCTGCGGGAACGTATTCTGTCGAATTTCCAGACAAGCTAACTCCGAAGAAAATCACCAAAGACACGGGCAGCATCAAGGGCTGGCTGAAGTCGCCCGATCGCATGCTGTGGCTGTCATCCGGCATCCCCGGACTTCAGCCGCTTTCCGGTGAAGCAAAGAAGTACACCTTCAACGCGCGGCAGGAACTAAGCCGGACGGCTCGTTTGCAGGCGGGCTTCGATACCGCATGGCGGATCATGCGTGACTGGTGGTACGACGACAATTACGGCAACCACAACTGGAATCAAATTCGCCGCAAGTACGGTGCGGCGGCCGCAGCGGCGGGCGATTTAAGTTCCCTGGCACGAGTCATCCAGTTGATGCTGGGAGAACTGAACGGTTCGCATCTTGGCTTCTACCCTGGCGAATCACTGACCCCGGAACTGAAAGGCGGAGATGACTGGCGCCCAACGACCTCACACCTTGGCGTTCGCTTTGACAGCAAATTCAAGGGGCCGGGGTTGAAGGTCAAAGATGTCATTCCTGAAGGTCCGGCGACCGACGATTCCAGCCGGATCGAGCCTGGTGAGGTCATACTGGCGATCGACGGAACAGCAGTGGATCCCGCCTTCGATTTGACCAGAGTGCTGAATGGGCCGCTTGATCGAGACATCGCGTTAAAGGTCAAGGCGGCCGGAAAGAATGGCGCGACTCGCGACGTCACGCTGCGGCCTACCAGCTACAGCCTCGTGCGTTCGCTGTTGTATCTGAAGTGGCAGGACGATAACCGCAAACTCGTGGCGAAGAAGGCGGACAACATCGGCTATCTGCATATTCAGGGGATGAACTGGACCAGCTTTCTGGACTTCGAACGAGAGCTTTACGACGTCGGCTACGGCAAGGACGGAATCATTATTGATGTCCGCGACAACGGTGGCGGCTCAACCACTGACCACCTTCTCACGGCGCTCACGCAACCTCAGCACGCGATTACGATCCCTCGCGGGGGCGGAACCGGTTATCCGCAAAGCCGTATGGTGTACGCGACGTGGAATAAACCAATTGTGGTGATGTGCAATCAGAACAGTTACAGCAACGCCGAAATCTTCAGCCATGCGATCAAGAATCTGGGGCGCGGCAAACTGGTGGGCGTTCCTACGGCTGGCGGCGTGATTAGCACGGGGATTCGCCGAGTCATGGATGTGGGAGCGATCCGGCTGCCGTTTCGAGGCTGGTATGTCAAAGCCACCGGTGAAGACATGGAACTAAACGGCGCGGTGCCGGATGTCATAGTCTGGCCGAAGCCCACAGAAATTCCGTCGGGGAGAGATCGTCAGCTGAACAGGGCTGTGAAGGTGTTGCAGCAGGAGATCAAAGACTGGAAAGCGGAAGAACGTCCGCCGCTGATCCGAGCCACAGAACGTGCGAAGAAGAAATAG